The following proteins are encoded in a genomic region of Polynucleobacter paludilacus:
- the gloA gene encoding lactoylglutathione lyase codes for MMILHTMLRVGDMQRSVDFYTKVLGMNLIRTTERPEQKYALSFVGFGKGNAEGQAEIELTYNYGVNSYEMGTAYGHIAIQVPDAYAACTKIKAAGGKVTREAGPVQGGDTIIAFVTDPDGYKIELIQE; via the coding sequence ATGATGATCCTCCATACAATGCTTCGAGTCGGTGATATGCAGCGCTCAGTAGATTTTTACACCAAGGTCTTAGGCATGAATCTGATTCGTACAACCGAACGACCAGAGCAAAAATACGCTTTGTCTTTTGTTGGTTTCGGCAAAGGCAATGCAGAGGGACAGGCGGAGATTGAACTTACCTATAACTATGGGGTCAACTCCTACGAGATGGGAACTGCTTATGGTCATATTGCCATCCAGGTTCCAGATGCCTATGCAGCCTGCACCAAGATTAAAGCAGCCGGCGGCAAGGTCACTCGTGAGGCCGGCCCCGTTCAGGGTGGCGATACCATCATTGCCTTTGTGACAGATCCCGATGGATACAAAATTGAGTTAATTCAAGAATAA
- a CDS encoding acyl-CoA thioesterase yields MRIDIPENKKLVHETVMPIRWGDMDAYRHVNNTVYFRYMEQARIEWIAALGYPMDTTVEGMLMVNGFCNFIQQLTYPGDLLVKTYVGHIGKSSVDVFNTMALSSEPEVLCAAGGATMVWVDLQANKSMPWPKHVLDKLS; encoded by the coding sequence ATGCGGATCGACATACCTGAAAATAAAAAGCTGGTGCATGAAACAGTGATGCCGATTCGCTGGGGTGATATGGATGCCTATCGCCATGTCAACAATACGGTTTACTTTCGTTATATGGAGCAAGCCCGGATTGAATGGATTGCGGCACTAGGGTATCCAATGGATACCACCGTGGAGGGCATGCTGATGGTCAATGGTTTCTGTAATTTCATCCAACAACTGACCTATCCTGGTGACTTATTAGTCAAGACTTATGTTGGTCACATTGGCAAATCCAGTGTGGATGTTTTTAATACGATGGCCCTAAGTTCTGAGCCTGAGGTTTTATGTGCAGCCGGTGGGGCAACAATGGTGTGGGTCGATTTACAGGCCAATAAGTCCATGCCTTGGCCAAAGCATGTTTTAGATAAGCTCTCTTAG
- the modB gene encoding molybdate ABC transporter permease subunit, with protein sequence MMDFDSIFLSLKLALWTIAIMIPLGVWCAYRLVNAGSFKVWLEAGLALPLVLPPTVLGYYFLVGFGGKTILGIPLVFSFTGILIASLIVNIPFAIQPIQRAFESIDPHIREAAKVCGLSPWQAFRLIELPLIWRGILSASALTFAHTLGEFGVVLMVGGAIPGETKTASIAIYDRVQSFDTAGAGKLSLLLLAISLFAIALSYGVFSPRHQKNRLGKR encoded by the coding sequence ATGATGGATTTTGACTCAATCTTTTTATCTCTAAAGCTGGCTTTATGGACGATAGCGATCATGATCCCCCTTGGGGTCTGGTGTGCATATCGCCTTGTAAATGCTGGATCATTCAAAGTTTGGCTTGAGGCCGGGCTGGCCCTCCCCTTGGTTTTGCCTCCAACGGTGTTGGGTTATTACTTTTTAGTTGGCTTCGGAGGCAAAACTATTTTAGGCATTCCGCTGGTTTTTTCATTCACCGGAATTCTGATCGCATCCCTGATTGTGAATATCCCTTTCGCTATCCAGCCGATCCAACGCGCTTTTGAATCGATCGACCCTCATATACGTGAAGCTGCTAAAGTCTGTGGTCTTTCACCTTGGCAAGCTTTTCGTTTAATAGAGCTGCCACTTATCTGGCGCGGTATTTTGAGCGCCTCCGCTCTCACCTTTGCACACACCCTTGGAGAATTCGGCGTGGTCTTAATGGTCGGTGGCGCTATTCCTGGAGAGACTAAAACTGCTTCGATTGCGATCTACGATAGGGTCCAAAGTTTTGACACTGCTGGAGCCGGAAAGTTGTCTCTGCTCCTTTTGGCTATCTCACTGTTTGCGATTGCACTGTCTTACGGTGTATTTAGTCCGCGTCATCAAAAAAATCGATTAGGCAAGCGCTAA
- a CDS encoding TIGR01244 family sulfur transferase has protein sequence MSLAIACHNDAFGTAPQIDPAQLEEIVAQGYKSVINNRPDFEGGPSQPLNEVIEAKAKSLGLHYAYLPVVSGSITPEQVIEMARLLKTLPSPVLAFCRSGARSTNLYQLAQQVR, from the coding sequence ATGAGTCTCGCAATTGCTTGTCACAATGATGCCTTTGGCACAGCACCTCAAATTGACCCTGCGCAACTTGAAGAAATAGTTGCTCAAGGTTATAAAAGTGTTATCAATAATCGCCCTGATTTTGAAGGCGGCCCAAGTCAACCCTTAAATGAAGTCATCGAAGCCAAGGCGAAGAGTTTGGGTTTGCATTACGCTTATCTCCCTGTAGTCAGTGGTTCAATTACCCCTGAACAGGTTATAGAGATGGCGCGCTTGCTAAAGACGCTGCCTAGTCCAGTTTTGGCATTCTGCCGATCGGGCGCGCGCTCTACCAATCTGTACCAGCTAGCCCAACAAGTTCGCTAA
- a CDS encoding GNAT family N-acetyltransferase, producing MQAELTELPYRLELLDSLSKVSPEQWDALLHPHAGPFLKHAFLSNLEEAECVGADTGWQITHLIAKDPHGMLVGAIPLYLKQHSYGEFVFDWAWAEAYHQLGKPYYPKLLSAIPFTPVQGARVLAKVGEDHKTIQKLLIAGLKGVALDNDLSSIHILFPSDDDVQLLEAEGFMLRDSVQFHWKNQGYQDFDQYLEALNKKRRKNIRHERAQVRKELVEFEHISGEQSTAADWEFFYECYAQTYLEHHSSPYLNLEFLLKLSKDMPSYLHLIIASQGGRRIASSLLVVDKAGSKVYGRYWGALKYIPCLHFETAYYQSLEFCISEGIQTFEGGAQGEHKMARGFLPKTLKSAHWLANPQFSKAVKHFLHRESAGMAAYVDELSEHSPLKSNTVLP from the coding sequence GTGCAAGCGGAGTTAACCGAGTTACCCTATCGTCTCGAGCTGCTAGATAGTCTCTCTAAAGTGAGTCCCGAGCAGTGGGATGCCCTGCTTCATCCTCATGCCGGCCCTTTTCTAAAGCATGCCTTTCTGAGTAACTTGGAAGAAGCAGAATGTGTTGGAGCGGATACGGGCTGGCAAATTACGCACCTCATTGCCAAAGACCCTCATGGAATGCTTGTAGGGGCCATACCGCTTTATTTAAAACAACATTCTTATGGTGAGTTTGTATTTGATTGGGCTTGGGCTGAGGCTTATCACCAACTCGGTAAACCCTACTACCCCAAACTACTGAGCGCGATCCCCTTTACCCCTGTTCAGGGAGCCAGAGTCTTGGCTAAGGTAGGCGAAGACCACAAAACCATTCAAAAATTATTGATTGCTGGCTTAAAAGGGGTTGCACTGGATAATGATCTATCCTCAATTCATATCCTTTTTCCCAGCGACGATGATGTTCAATTGCTGGAAGCGGAAGGTTTTATGCTGCGGGATTCGGTACAGTTTCATTGGAAAAATCAAGGCTATCAAGACTTTGATCAATACCTAGAGGCTTTGAATAAAAAACGGCGCAAGAATATTCGTCATGAACGAGCCCAAGTGCGTAAAGAGCTAGTCGAGTTTGAACACATTTCTGGCGAACAATCTACTGCAGCAGATTGGGAATTCTTTTATGAGTGCTATGCACAAACCTATTTAGAGCATCATTCGAGTCCCTATTTAAACCTTGAATTCTTGCTAAAGCTATCTAAAGACATGCCAAGTTATTTGCATCTCATCATCGCTAGCCAGGGAGGCAGACGGATTGCAAGCTCTTTATTGGTCGTAGATAAAGCGGGAAGTAAAGTCTATGGACGCTATTGGGGTGCACTCAAATATATTCCCTGCCTACACTTTGAGACTGCCTATTACCAGTCCCTTGAGTTCTGTATCTCTGAAGGAATTCAGACCTTTGAAGGTGGCGCTCAAGGCGAGCACAAGATGGCTAGAGGCTTTTTACCCAAAACCTTAAAATCTGCTCACTGGCTTGCAAACCCTCAATTTTCAAAAGCAGTTAAACACTTTCTACATCGGGAGAGTGCCGGAATGGCAGCTTACGTAGATGAGCTCTCCGAGCACAGTCCTCTGAAATCGAATACAGTACTTCCGTGA
- a CDS encoding BolA family protein has protein sequence MNLNQQRIERFRSDLQIAFKLSHLEIQDESHLHAGHAGAASGGGHFRIHIVASEFSGLSAVARHRAVYAALKDHIPAEIHALSIHAFAPHEIAS, from the coding sequence ATGAACCTCAATCAACAGAGAATCGAGCGCTTCAGAAGTGATTTACAGATAGCCTTCAAACTATCCCATCTTGAGATACAAGATGAGAGCCACCTACATGCAGGACATGCTGGCGCTGCGAGTGGTGGGGGTCATTTCAGAATTCATATTGTGGCCTCTGAATTTAGCGGTCTCAGTGCAGTAGCAAGGCATCGTGCGGTCTATGCTGCTCTCAAAGACCATATTCCCGCTGAAATTCATGCGCTGAGCATACATGCATTTGCACCACATGAAATTGCATCCTAA
- a CDS encoding ABC transporter ATP-binding protein: MLKVKLNQAHPMPLQIQLECLPGELHALVGPSGSGKTSTLRAIAGLMQADEGHIQCGDVNWYSASHARVEMNLPTAKRSCGFLFQQYALFPHLNALENIAIPLQNTYLNSGERMVIAQEWLEKLGISPLAQRMPHELSGGQQQRVALARALARQPQVLLLDEPFSAIDIPTRHELYKTLASIRKELNIPILLVTHDLKEASLLADRITVIDQGVSLQTASPRVLFQKPRNSRVAQLVGINNIYTGIFSAGSLSWDGCNRVLQVFDKGKIPAGQKVAWVIPQSGISVHAQAKPNSLIAIVHQLSSIGQIASIQFQIKDSEVVVNWEASSAEVKRLAIQLGSEAHIEFDTQQIHIMPLRPINDPRRLQESGSASEL; encoded by the coding sequence ATGCTGAAGGTTAAGCTGAATCAGGCTCATCCAATGCCGCTACAGATTCAACTGGAATGTCTTCCAGGTGAGCTCCACGCATTAGTAGGCCCATCTGGTAGTGGCAAAACTAGCACATTAAGAGCGATAGCGGGATTGATGCAAGCCGATGAAGGCCACATTCAATGTGGGGATGTGAATTGGTATAGCGCTTCTCATGCGCGAGTAGAAATGAATCTCCCAACAGCAAAGCGTTCTTGTGGATTTCTATTCCAACAATATGCCTTATTTCCCCATCTCAATGCCTTAGAAAATATTGCCATTCCACTACAAAATACATATCTAAATTCTGGGGAGCGGATGGTGATTGCTCAAGAATGGTTGGAAAAATTAGGTATCTCACCATTAGCGCAACGAATGCCCCATGAGTTATCAGGAGGTCAACAACAGCGGGTTGCCTTAGCGAGAGCATTAGCACGACAGCCTCAAGTGTTGCTTCTCGATGAGCCATTCTCGGCGATTGATATTCCCACCCGTCACGAGTTATATAAAACTTTGGCAAGCATTCGAAAAGAGCTGAATATTCCCATCCTGCTTGTCACGCATGATTTGAAAGAGGCTAGCTTATTAGCAGATCGCATCACCGTGATTGATCAAGGCGTTAGCCTGCAAACTGCTAGTCCAAGAGTCCTATTTCAAAAACCACGCAATAGCCGTGTAGCGCAACTAGTCGGCATTAATAATATTTACACCGGCATCTTTAGTGCTGGATCATTAAGCTGGGATGGATGCAATCGAGTATTGCAGGTGTTTGATAAAGGAAAAATTCCGGCAGGTCAAAAGGTTGCATGGGTGATTCCCCAAAGCGGCATTAGCGTCCATGCACAAGCAAAGCCTAACAGCCTAATTGCTATTGTTCATCAGCTCAGCAGCATTGGTCAGATTGCATCAATTCAATTTCAGATTAAAGACAGCGAGGTTGTGGTGAATTGGGAAGCTTCCTCTGCAGAGGTCAAGCGCTTAGCGATACAGCTTGGCAGTGAAGCCCATATTGAGTTTGATACCCAGCAAATCCACATCATGCCATTAAGACCCATTAACGATCCCAGACGGCTTCAGGAATCTGGTAGTGCTAGCGAGCTTTGA
- a CDS encoding DUF1289 domain-containing protein, with protein sequence MSNENYLQNAGNSANSLSTGDAESDSPCIGVCTTLYDEICQGCGRTLAEVSNWVFFGPDEKAQVWNRIRAEGTAMRFQRQAKENKS encoded by the coding sequence GTGAGCAACGAAAACTACCTTCAAAATGCGGGCAATAGCGCCAATTCCCTATCAACAGGGGATGCAGAATCTGACTCTCCTTGTATCGGAGTCTGTACCACCCTATACGATGAGATTTGCCAAGGCTGCGGACGCACCTTAGCCGAAGTCAGTAATTGGGTCTTTTTTGGCCCCGATGAAAAAGCACAGGTCTGGAATAGAATTCGCGCAGAGGGAACGGCAATGCGCTTTCAGCGCCAAGCTAAAGAAAATAAGAGCTAG
- a CDS encoding queuosine precursor transporter has translation MTEKKRHHRYYDLILAAFVVVLLCSNFIGAGKAAVVHLPYFGEFIYGAGILFFPISYFFGDILTEVYGYAYDRRAVWAGFAALAFAAIMAQIVIALPPGPGAYMENYQHGMEAVFGNSWRVALASMMAFWSGSFVNSYVLAKLKIKTQGRYLWMRAICSTAVGELVDSSLFYMLAFYGLWPTSEVIQVAFAQYFLKTSWEVLATPLTYLVVNFLKQKENEDYYDINTNFTPFKVKV, from the coding sequence ATGACAGAAAAGAAACGCCACCATCGCTACTATGATTTGATCTTGGCTGCCTTTGTAGTAGTTTTGCTTTGCTCAAACTTTATTGGAGCGGGTAAAGCGGCTGTCGTTCATTTGCCATATTTTGGTGAATTTATTTATGGGGCCGGGATTCTGTTTTTCCCCATTTCCTATTTTTTTGGCGATATTCTCACTGAGGTTTATGGCTATGCTTATGATCGCAGGGCAGTTTGGGCAGGCTTTGCAGCGCTAGCATTTGCTGCCATCATGGCTCAAATTGTCATTGCATTGCCGCCTGGACCAGGTGCTTACATGGAAAACTACCAGCATGGAATGGAGGCTGTATTTGGTAATTCTTGGCGAGTTGCTTTGGCTTCGATGATGGCTTTTTGGTCAGGAAGTTTTGTAAACAGTTATGTTCTAGCCAAACTGAAGATTAAGACTCAAGGGCGTTACCTGTGGATGAGGGCCATTTGCTCTACAGCCGTCGGCGAATTAGTTGATTCATCTTTGTTCTATATGTTGGCTTTTTATGGCCTGTGGCCAACCAGTGAAGTGATTCAGGTGGCTTTTGCGCAATATTTCTTGAAAACTTCTTGGGAGGTATTGGCCACCCCATTGACCTATTTGGTGGTCAATTTCCTCAAGCAGAAAGAAAATGAGGATTACTACGATATCAATACCAACTTCACCCCATTTAAGGTAAAAGTCTAA
- a CDS encoding YeeE/YedE family protein, with protein sequence MHIDWLAFTPGPSLLGGVLLGIATSAYVLLHGRILGISGIIGGLLRPVKQMWVWRIVLLLGILSSPLWAIFLWDMYPVQIIDAGWPAVILAGLLVGFGAQYGSGCTSGHGICGLSRLSPRSLIAIISFMFSGFVIVYVLRHLL encoded by the coding sequence ATGCATATTGATTGGCTAGCCTTCACTCCGGGACCCTCATTGCTAGGGGGGGTTTTATTAGGGATTGCTACCTCAGCATATGTTCTGCTTCATGGTCGCATCTTAGGTATTAGTGGAATCATTGGCGGTTTATTGCGCCCTGTCAAACAAATGTGGGTTTGGAGAATCGTGCTTCTCCTTGGCATATTGTCCTCACCGCTTTGGGCAATCTTTTTATGGGATATGTATCCGGTTCAAATCATTGATGCCGGCTGGCCTGCAGTCATCCTCGCAGGCTTGCTAGTTGGCTTTGGTGCTCAGTATGGATCAGGCTGTACTAGTGGCCATGGTATCTGTGGGCTATCCCGTCTATCACCTCGCTCTTTAATTGCGATTATTTCATTCATGTTCTCGGGGTTCGTCATCGTGTACGTCCTGCGTCATCTTTTGTGA
- a CDS encoding YeeE/YedE family protein, giving the protein MNTPDIMSQSHLILWLTFAITFALGAVMQQTSFCTMGAIADVFLMGSWDRLRQWSLAIGVAIIGFTVMATLGVIDPLKSIYTSSKLLLASTLVGSTLFGLGMMLASGCGSKTLVRIGGGNLKSLVVFLALGLSAYMSLKGFLGVIRFNTLDTVFISLATPQDLPSIFSNLTGVARDELHFILGTLIGGAFILFALIRKSFWTFENVLAGIFVGLAICAVWWVSGHLGYLAEDPNTLEEVFLGTNSGKMESLSFVAPYAYTLDWLMFYSDISKVLTIGVVAVIGMILGSAFMAVSNKSFRWESFRDPEDTANHLIGGVLMGFGGVTALGCTIGQGLSGVSTLALGSFIALPGFVFGAYLGLRYLQYRMSPNPCD; this is encoded by the coding sequence ATGAATACACCAGACATTATGTCGCAGAGCCATCTTATTTTATGGCTTACCTTCGCTATCACTTTTGCCCTTGGGGCGGTAATGCAGCAGACCTCGTTTTGCACCATGGGGGCTATTGCGGATGTATTTTTGATGGGCAGCTGGGACCGATTGAGACAATGGTCTCTCGCCATTGGAGTTGCGATCATCGGCTTTACTGTGATGGCCACTTTGGGAGTAATCGACCCACTCAAGAGTATTTATACCTCCAGCAAATTATTACTTGCTTCTACATTGGTTGGGAGCACGCTATTTGGCCTGGGAATGATGCTTGCCTCAGGTTGTGGCAGTAAAACCTTGGTCAGAATTGGTGGGGGCAATCTTAAATCCCTGGTCGTATTTTTAGCCTTAGGACTGAGCGCTTATATGTCACTGAAAGGGTTCTTGGGTGTGATTCGTTTCAATACACTTGATACCGTTTTCATATCTCTTGCCACCCCACAAGATTTACCAAGTATATTCAGCAATCTCACTGGCGTTGCTCGCGATGAACTTCACTTCATTCTTGGAACGCTAATTGGTGGGGCTTTTATTTTATTTGCACTCATTCGTAAATCGTTTTGGACATTCGAAAATGTACTTGCTGGAATATTCGTCGGCCTAGCGATCTGTGCTGTTTGGTGGGTATCTGGACATCTAGGGTATTTGGCTGAAGATCCGAATACCCTCGAGGAAGTATTCCTGGGCACTAATTCTGGAAAAATGGAAAGCCTTTCTTTTGTCGCGCCTTACGCCTATACACTGGATTGGTTGATGTTTTATAGCGATATATCCAAGGTTCTCACCATTGGTGTTGTTGCTGTAATTGGCATGATCCTTGGCTCTGCTTTCATGGCGGTCTCGAATAAAAGCTTCCGTTGGGAGTCCTTCCGAGACCCTGAGGATACCGCCAATCACCTCATTGGGGGAGTGCTGATGGGATTTGGAGGAGTAACTGCCTTGGGTTGTACTATCGGTCAGGGGCTCAGCGGAGTTTCCACTCTAGCGCTTGGCTCATTCATTGCTTTGCCTGGTTTTGTCTTTGGCGCCTATTTAGGGTTAAGATATCTTCAATATAGGATGTCGCCAAACCCGTGCGATTAA
- a CDS encoding ABC-F family ATPase codes for MLTASNITMQFGAKPLFENISVKFGGGNRYGLIGANGCGKSTFMKILGGELEPTSGNISLDPGVRLGKLRQDQFAYEDVRVLNVVMMGHEEMWKAAAERDAIYANPDASDEDYMRAAELEGKYAEYGGYTAEAKAGELLLGIGIPIEQHTGPMSNVAPGWKLRVLLAQALFSDPDVLLLDEPTNNLDIHSIHWLEDILNDIKSTIVIISHDRHFLNEVCTHMADMDFGTLKVYPGNYDSYMLASVQARTQQLSSNVKAKEKIAELQAFVARFSANASKARQATSRQRQLEKIEIVEVKPSSRQNPFIRFDAEKKLHNMAVECNALTKAYDRTIFKNFKLGVRAGEKIAIIGQNGAGKTTLLKTILSKRFEGIAADSGDVKWAENANVGVMPQDNTEMFAKDELLMDWMNNWRNTGDDDQSIRGTLGRLLFSGDDIGKSVKVLSGGEKGRMIWGKLMLQKYNVLAMDEPTNHMDMESIESLQIALEKFDGTLIFVSHDREFVSALANRILEVKMDGTVNDYSGTYEEYLRSQALAG; via the coding sequence GTGCTTACTGCATCTAATATCACCATGCAATTTGGGGCAAAACCCCTGTTTGAAAACATCTCTGTCAAGTTTGGTGGAGGCAATCGCTATGGTTTGATCGGTGCCAATGGTTGCGGTAAATCTACCTTTATGAAGATCCTGGGTGGCGAGCTTGAGCCTACTAGCGGAAACATTAGCCTAGACCCAGGCGTTCGTTTAGGCAAATTACGTCAGGATCAATTTGCCTATGAAGATGTCCGGGTTTTGAATGTCGTCATGATGGGGCATGAAGAAATGTGGAAAGCGGCCGCTGAGCGCGACGCAATTTATGCTAACCCTGATGCTAGCGATGAAGATTACATGCGTGCTGCTGAGTTAGAGGGTAAGTACGCAGAATATGGTGGCTACACTGCAGAAGCCAAGGCAGGGGAGCTCTTATTAGGCATCGGCATTCCGATCGAGCAACATACCGGTCCAATGAGTAATGTGGCGCCTGGCTGGAAGCTGCGCGTTTTGCTGGCTCAAGCTCTGTTCTCAGACCCGGACGTTCTGTTGCTAGACGAGCCAACCAATAACTTGGATATTCATTCGATTCATTGGCTTGAAGATATTCTGAATGATATCAAGAGCACTATTGTCATTATTTCCCACGATCGCCACTTCTTAAATGAAGTCTGTACGCATATGGCGGACATGGACTTCGGTACGCTGAAAGTCTATCCTGGTAACTATGATTCTTATATGCTTGCTTCTGTACAAGCCCGCACACAGCAACTGAGCTCTAACGTTAAAGCTAAAGAAAAGATTGCAGAATTACAGGCTTTCGTGGCTCGATTCTCTGCCAATGCATCAAAGGCGCGTCAAGCTACTTCACGTCAACGTCAGTTAGAAAAAATCGAGATTGTGGAAGTCAAGCCATCTTCGCGCCAGAACCCATTTATTCGTTTCGATGCTGAAAAAAAATTGCACAATATGGCCGTGGAGTGCAATGCCCTAACTAAAGCTTACGACCGTACTATTTTTAAGAACTTCAAACTTGGGGTAAGAGCAGGAGAGAAGATTGCCATTATTGGGCAAAATGGTGCGGGTAAAACAACCCTCCTCAAAACGATTCTCAGCAAACGATTTGAAGGTATTGCTGCAGATAGTGGTGACGTCAAGTGGGCTGAAAATGCCAATGTCGGCGTGATGCCTCAAGACAATACTGAGATGTTTGCCAAAGATGAACTACTCATGGATTGGATGAACAACTGGCGTAACACTGGTGATGATGACCAGTCTATCCGTGGAACTTTGGGTCGCTTACTTTTCTCAGGCGACGATATTGGTAAGTCTGTCAAAGTCTTATCAGGTGGTGAGAAGGGCCGAATGATTTGGGGCAAACTCATGCTTCAAAAATATAATGTTCTAGCCATGGATGAGCCAACTAATCACATGGATATGGAGTCTATCGAAAGTTTGCAAATCGCACTTGAGAAATTCGATGGCACTCTGATTTTCGTATCGCATGATCGCGAATTCGTATCTGCTTTAGCTAACCGCATTCTTGAAGTCAAGATGGATGGCACTGTGAACGACTACTCAGGCACATACGAAGAATATCTGCGCAGCCAAGCTTTAGCAGGTTAA
- the mnmH gene encoding tRNA 2-selenouridine(34) synthase MnmH: MQPKNSHILEIAQFTKERNQFDAIIDVRSPAEFALDHIPGAINCPVLNNEERAEIGTLYKQVSPFAAKKLGAAIVSRNIALHLEQSFLDFPREWRPLIYCWRGGERSGAFTHVLNRIGWKALQLEGGYQGFRRVVIDDLEHAAKQFDFRVICGMTGSGKTRILQELKLQGAPVLDLEGLANHRGSVLGNEPEIEQPSQKGFETGLWNALQNLDPSHPIFIESESKKVGGVHIPDALMEKIRHGHCIELRSSLSTRVSWLLHEYPHFVQNPIQFKEKLSLLTSRYGKVQIAEWCEQIDAGRFEELVTDLLVKHYDPSYQSSIVRNFPKYRADCFVELANKSDAAFASAASHILKQFTSG; this comes from the coding sequence TTGCAGCCCAAGAATTCACACATTCTGGAAATTGCTCAATTCACAAAAGAGCGTAATCAATTCGACGCCATCATTGATGTTCGGTCACCCGCTGAATTTGCTTTAGACCATATTCCAGGGGCAATCAATTGCCCCGTCTTGAATAATGAGGAGCGTGCCGAGATTGGCACGCTATACAAACAGGTTTCTCCATTTGCCGCCAAGAAACTAGGTGCTGCAATTGTTTCACGCAATATCGCTCTGCATCTAGAGCAATCTTTCCTTGACTTTCCTCGTGAATGGCGTCCTCTCATTTATTGTTGGCGGGGCGGTGAGCGCAGTGGAGCATTTACCCATGTACTCAATCGGATTGGCTGGAAAGCGTTGCAATTAGAGGGGGGTTATCAAGGATTTCGTAGGGTGGTGATTGATGACCTTGAGCATGCTGCGAAACAATTTGATTTTCGGGTGATCTGCGGCATGACTGGCTCTGGTAAGACGAGGATCTTGCAAGAGCTCAAACTGCAAGGTGCACCAGTATTAGACTTGGAAGGCCTGGCAAATCATCGTGGTTCGGTGCTTGGCAATGAACCTGAGATTGAGCAACCATCTCAGAAAGGCTTTGAGACTGGCCTGTGGAATGCACTACAAAATCTTGATCCAAGCCACCCCATTTTTATTGAATCTGAGAGCAAGAAGGTGGGGGGCGTCCATATTCCCGATGCTCTGATGGAGAAAATTCGGCATGGTCATTGTATTGAGCTCAGATCAAGCTTATCCACTCGAGTCTCTTGGCTGTTGCATGAATATCCCCATTTTGTTCAAAATCCGATTCAATTCAAAGAAAAGTTGTCTTTATTAACATCTCGTTATGGCAAAGTGCAGATCGCCGAGTGGTGCGAACAGATTGACGCAGGGCGTTTCGAAGAATTGGTGACGGACTTATTAGTCAAGCATTACGATCCCTCTTATCAGTCCTCAATCGTTAGAAATTTTCCAAAATACCGTGCCGATTGCTTTGTAGAGCTTGCCAATAAGAGTGATGCTGCATTCGCATCTGCAGCGAGTCACATATTGAAGCAATTTACCTCGGGATAA
- a CDS encoding YeeE/YedE family protein: MKKHFSLLSQYLIGVLFGFGLMISGMSNPQKILNFLDIAGDWDPSLLFVMLGAVLVGLCGFYVVSKRSQSFFGGTLHLPAKKEITRPLVIGSLIFGAGWGLAGFCPGPAIVALGVGHLKALVFILAMLAGMEICERFFMSKSEED; the protein is encoded by the coding sequence ATGAAAAAACATTTCAGCTTATTAAGTCAATATCTCATTGGCGTTCTCTTTGGCTTTGGCCTGATGATTTCAGGAATGAGTAATCCTCAGAAAATACTCAATTTTTTGGATATTGCCGGCGACTGGGATCCATCCTTATTATTCGTGATGCTGGGCGCTGTCTTAGTCGGTCTTTGTGGCTTTTATGTAGTCTCTAAAAGATCGCAGTCTTTTTTTGGTGGAACTCTTCACTTGCCGGCAAAAAAAGAAATTACTAGACCATTAGTCATTGGCAGTCTTATCTTCGGCGCAGGCTGGGGCTTGGCTGGTTTCTGCCCCGGGCCAGCCATCGTCGCTCTTGGTGTAGGGCATCTAAAGGCCTTGGTCTTCATTCTTGCGATGTTGGCTGGGATGGAAATCTGCGAGCGATTCTTTATGAGCAAATCCGAAGAAGACTGA